In the genome of Coleofasciculus sp. FACHB-1120, the window TCAGTTGCTACCCCCAAAATGTGCAGTCATTCTTCCCCAAAGGCGAAGCTTTAGCGGCTTTGGGAGGAGAGTGTTTCCTGGGCGTTGCCCTTTTAGATTCAACATCCAGTAAACCAATTGGTCATATTTGCTTTATCGATGATAAGCCCCTCGTGCAAGAGCAACGGGCAAAAGCAATTATGAGTATTTTTTCAACGCGGGTTAGCGCCGAACTGGAGCGCCAGCGGGCTGAGGAAGCGCTAGAGCGATCGCAAATGCAACTGAAACTTTCCCATGAGCAATTAGAAAACTACAACCGGATGCTGGAAGGGAAAGTTCAAGAGCGAACACTCAAGCTGCAACAAGAAATAAGCGATCGCCAAAAAGCCGAACAATCCGCTCAATCCGCCAACCGCGCCAAAAGCGAATTCCTCGCTAACATGAGCCACGAACTCAGAACCCCCCTCAACGGCATCCTCGGCTATGCCCAAATCCTCAAACGGGACAAAACCTTAAATGAGTCGCAAAAAGATGGTTTAGGCATCATTCACCAGTGCGGCGAACATCTATTAACCCTGATCAATGACATCTTAGACCTCTCCAAAATAGAAGCCCGGAAAATGGAACTCCATCTAAGTAACTTTCATTTTCCCCAATTCCTTGAAGGCATCGTCGAACTGTGCGGTATTCGTGCCCAACAAAAAGACATCTACTTAACCTACCAACCCATCGCCCCACTTCCGATGGCAGTCCAGGGTGATGAAAAACGTTTGCGGCAAGTCTTAATCAACTTACTTAGCAACGCGATCAAATTTACAACCACTGGCGGCGTCACCTTCCAAGTCAGCTATCAAGACGGAACATTTCGGTTTAACGTAGAAGACACCGGCGTCGGGATGGCATCAGAGCAACTAGAAGAAATCTTCTTACCCTTCCACCAAGTCGGAGAGCGCGATCGCAAAAGTGAAGGCACCGGCTTAGGCTTAGCAATTAGCCGTCAATTAGTACAAATGATGGGCGGCGAAATCAAAGTTAATAGCATCTTAGGGAAAGGTAGCGTTTTTTACTTTGATTTAGATTTACCCTTCGTTGACCAGTGGGCAGATATCGCCCAAATAGATGAACGCCCGATCATTGGTTATTTGGGCGACAAACGCAAAGTTCTCATCGCCGACGATCAATGGGAAAATCGTTCGATTCTCGTAAAAATGTTAGAGCCATTAGGGTTTGAAATTATGGAAGCCACTGATGGGTTCGACTGCATAACCAAAGCACAGGAGTGGCAACCTCATGTAATTTTTATGGACTTAATGATGCCCACCCTCAATGGCTTAGAAGCCACTCGTCGAATCAGAAAGTTACCCGATTTAACGGTCGTTGTGATTGCGACTTCAGCCAGCGTTTTTGATTGCGATCAACAACAAAGCTTTCAAGCCGGTTGTAACGATTTCCTGGCAAAACCTATCCGAAACCAGGAACTTTTAGAAAAGGTACGAGGTTATTTGGGGCTGTCATGGGTTTATGAAAAAATTAAAAATAAAGAATTCTTGAAGCCTTCCGCAGCGATGGTGCCTCCGCCTGTAGAGGAAATCGCGGCTCTCTTCGATCTCGCAATGATGGGCGACCTCAGAGGGATTGCCAAGCGAACCGCTCAACTGGAACAGATGAATCAGGACTGGATACCGTTTGCCAGCCATTTACGTCAATTAGCCAAGGGCTTTGAAGAAAAACAAATTTTGGAATTTATCAAACAATATAGAGAAAATAAATGAGCGTAGAAATTCCCCACAAAGGCATAATCTTAATTGTTGATGATACTCCTACAAACTTAGGGGTTTTATTCGACTTTTTGGTGGATTCCAGCTTCAAAATTTTGGTAGCTCGGGATGGCGAAAGTGCTATTCAAAAGGGGGAATACGCCCTGCCGGATCTCATCTTATTAGATGTACTGATGCCGGGAATGGATGGGTTTGAAACTTGCCGTCAACTGAAAGCTAATCAAGTTACGAAAGATATCCCTGTGATTTTTATGACGGCGCTTTCCGAGACGGTCAATAAGGTTAGAGGTTTAAGCCTGGGAGCGGTCGATTATATTACTAAACCACTTCAACATGAAGAAGTTTTAGCTCGCATTACTGTCCAACTGAGCATCCAGAGTTTAACGAAGAAGCTGAAAGAACAAAATGTGCTTTTAGAACAAGAAATCCAAGAACGTATAAGAGCAGAGGAAGCGCTGTTGCAGCTTAAAGAAGAACTAGAAGAACGGGTAGAGGAACGAACTGTTGAACTTTCTCAATCCAATGCTCTGCTAAAACAAGAGATTCAAGAGCGGATTTCTACAGAGGCAGTATTACAACAATCAGAAGCACGCTATCGAGAACAAGCGCATCAGCTAGAACTCGCCTTTCGCCAAATCCAACAGACTCAAGGCCAACTGATTCAAAGCGAACAACTGGCTAGTTTAGGACAGTTAGTCGCCGGTGTCGCTCATGAAATGAATAACCCGGTCAACTTTATCTATGGAAATATTACTCACGCGGATCACTATATCCAAGACCTGCTGCACCTGCTGAATCTTTATATCCAGGAATTTCCCAATCCGGGGCAAACTATTATCGAGGAGGCTCAGGTGATTGACCTGGATTTTCTCGTTGAAGACCTGCCGAAACTGTTGGGTTCGATGAAGAGTGGGGTTGAACGCATCCGCGAAATTATCCAGTCTTTGCGAAACTTCTCTCGCGTCGATGAGGCTCAGATGAAGCCGGTGAACATTCACGATGGGCTGGACAGCACTCTGCTGATTTTGAACAACCGGCTGAAATCCAAGCCTGACTATCCAGGTATTCAGATCGTTAAAGAGTATGGCAAGCTGCCTCCTGTAGAGTGTTATGCAGGTCAAATGAACCAGGCGTTCATCAATGTGTTGTCGAGTATGATTGATGCTTTGGAGGAGTATGACCGTAAGCGATCGCCTGAAGAAATACACTTCTCCCGCAGTACCATTCGGATTTGCACCGAAGTAACTGATCGCGGCTTTGTGACCATTCAGATTATCGATAATGGTCCGGGTATTGCGGAGGACGTCCGTACTCACCTATTTGACCCCTTCCTGATGCCGAAAACAAATGGTAAAGGCACGAAGATTGGGTTGTCCCTTAGCCATCAAATTGTCGTGGACAAACATGGTGGACAGATGCAGTGCAATTCAGCGCCCGGAAAAGGTTCGGAATTCATTATTGCGATTCCGATTCGACAGAATCTTCAGAAAACGCCTTCATTCGAGTCAATGTAATGTCAACGTCATCAGGGAAAAGACATTTAACGAGACATTGAACTGCACAGCAAATTCTGATAGCGGGTGATGGAAATTCCCCTCACCGAATATCTCGGTTTCAATTTGTGCAGCTTAAATGTACGGCAGTTTATTGCTCTCGGCGTCGTCGTCTAGCCGCAGCCCGACGCCCTTGTAGAGACACAATTTCTGCTTCGCTGCTTTCCCTCGCCACGCGAATCAGCAGCCCCGCTGCAATCAAACTCGCAATCATTGAATTGCCACCATAGCTAAATAACGGCAAGGGCAAACCCGTAGTAGGTAGAACGCCAGTCGCAACGCCAATATTTAGCAGTGACTGCCCCACCATCAAAATCATGGCTCCAATCGCCACCAGCCGGTGAATCGGATTTTGCGCCTTTATTGCCACAATCAGCGCCAGTGTCGCATAAGCCATCAGCAGTAGTAGCAGTAGTAAACTGCCTGCAAAGCCAAATTCTTCTGCATACACCGCAAAAATAAAATCGGTGTACTGAATCGGCAAGTAAAACAGCTTCTGTTGCGATAGCCCAAAACCAGAACCCCAGGTGCCGCCAGAACCAACTGCCAGTAAACTTTGAATCAACTGGTATCCGTCTTGCATGGGGTCAGCCCAAGGATTCAAAAACGACATGATCCGACGGCGTTGATATTCTTTGACGCTGATACTGATGGTTGCTAAGAGCAACCCGCCCAGCGCCGTTCCTCCCAAGTAGGAATAAGGCAACCCAGCAGCAAGCGCGATTAGCCACAAAGTCATCCCGCAAAGCGCAGTTGTGCTTAAGTTGGGCTGTAGCAAAATCCCCAAAAGCACGCAGCTAAAAATTAACAGCCAGGTCAAGCGGACTTTCCACGTTAGCCTGTCCCAATGTCCAAAAATCCGAGCGCCTTGCAACACCAGGAATGGCTTGATCAACTCAGAGGGTTGCACGGGAAATGGTCCCAAGGCTATCCAGCGGGTTGCGCCATTGGTAGTGGTTCCCACTCCTGGAATCAGAGTGATGAAAATCACTCCCAACAGGAGTATGACAAACCAATCGGCGATCTCTAGAACAGAACGCAGCGGGAAGTTCACCACCAGGTTAAATGCGATTAGTCCCAAGATGACTGAGACGATTTGGCGCTTAAAGTAGTACATTCCATCCCCAAACTCATTATCAGCGCTGGGATAGGAAGCCGAAAACAATACGACTAACCCGATAAACAGCCAGAGGAAGGTGAGCCACCGCAACAATCTGGCATCTATTGCCCAATCTTGGGCAGAGGAATTAAAAACAGGAACTAGCTGGCGTAAATTCACAGCGACTTGGCGTATAGGTAACATTCAGTGGCAGGGAATCTCAAAGCGATCGCTCTGGCGGATGCATGGAGTGCTGCTCGCTCCCCAACATTAGCAGCGGTACCGACCAAAATGATAAGGCGCTTTGCTCTATATCGGTTTATCCACGCTCGAATTTCTTTGCTGTTCTTTGAATTTTTTTGACAGCTAACGGCATCAGGCGATGCTTTCTCAATCAAAAATTTATCAATCTCCTCTCTAAATTAAAGCTTTAAATAAGATTGCTTCAGTGAAAATCCTTGTATAGAAGTTAACCGTATGATTACTGAATCAAACTTCCAAATTTCAGTGATCTCAGTAAAAATGCGACCTTATTCCTTCGTAATCTCTATTGCTGCAATTACGCATAATCACACAGGCAACTTAGGGTTTTAGATTAAGCAAGCTGAAAAAGGTCAATAGAACCCCCAGGACTACACAGATCCTTCCCTATTTCCTATAAACTTGAGCGAGATTACTTAGAAATGCAGGTCAAAACCCATCCCATCAATGTAACGGTGCTGATTGTCCTGGCGCTGACAGGATTTATCAGCATCGCCTACATCTTAATCGCTCTCAGTTCATCTTCTCTCTACTCCGCTACACATCCAGCGGTCGTACCTTGGATAGGTGAGCAGCATCGCTGTGAGACAAGCGGTAGAACTTGGAGAGAAGAGAGAGAAGAAGAATGCTTGGATTATGAACACAGCGCTGAGTTTTAAAAGAGTTTGGTTTACATACAATTCCAGAGAAATTATTGACAAAAAGTCAACAAATGCTTATTCACTAAGCTTAGTTGCTCTTTTTCAAATCTAATTCTGATCCCATTTCACAAATTGCCTGCAACAGAATCCTTATCCATCCTCCCAACTGTATCCATAAAAAGGGGACTTTGAGCATCGAAAGTCTAGCGCCAATCAAGCGGCTTGCTAAGAGAGTCACAAAAAAAGAGGTCATCAAGACCTCTTTGCAATTGAATCTTATCAAAATGTTGAAAATTCCGTAACCAAGCCTATTTCAGCAAATTAAAGTAGACCAGTATTTACTCCTGGCTTACCAGTAGCCAGTTCAACCTTAACGATTTTTCCACCCATTTTCATAATCCGCTGCTGCTCGCGAAACCAGTTTTCGTAGGGAACGAGTTTCGTGAAATAAGTGTTTTGCAATTCCCGCTGAGTCCGGATACGGGTCTGGCTGGGAACACAGGCAGTAATTTTAAACATCCGCATGGGTTAATTTCTCCTAGTCAGGTGGTGAGGAAATTTTTGATCTCAATCAATCTTTGGATTGGCGTATCTATAAGACACCGAAGGCTGGGAGTCAAGAGTCAAGACTAGACCGCTAAAACTTATCAACTCAATTTTCGACAAGCCTTTGACGAGCTAGCATTCACTCCAGACTTCCCAGACTTCACCAGACAAAACGCAGTCGCTTAAAACTTAAGCGATTAACGTACGCTTAGCTCAAGCCAGAGCAGATGTAGTCTAAATAAACACCCATTTCCTTACCAGCATCAGCACCGACCAAGCTGGCGGTAACTTCTTTCATTGCTTGGATAGCTTGCACAGTAGCGGAAACAGGAACACCCAGGGAGTTGTAGGTTTCCTTCAAGCCATTCAGCACACGCTCATCCAAGATGGAGGGGTCACCAGCTAGCATGGCATAGGTGGAATAGCGGAGGTAGTAGTCCAAGTCGCGGATGCAAGCAGCATAGCGACGAGTGGTGTACATGTTGCCACCGGGACGGGTGATATCAGAGTACAACAGGGACTTAGCAACCGCTTCCTTAACGATGGTGGCGGCATTGGCGCTAATGGTGGTTGCTGCACGAACGCGCAGTTCGCCAGTTTTGAAATAGCCTTTGAGCTTTTCCAAAGCACCAGTGTCAAGGTATTTACCTTGAACGTCGGAGGAATTAATAACAGCAGTAATTGCGTCTTGCATTTTTCTTGTTTCCTTATCTTACGTAGTCAGGTTCAAATCCTCAGCAGGGGAAGGGAAATACCCTACTGCATGGCACCAATCACGTAGTCGAAGTAAGCGCCTGCTTCAGAAGCATCTTCGCCAGACATCATGGAGGAAGCAGCATTCTTCATAGCGCGAACGCCTTCGGCAACTGCGTCAACCGGGGTACCCAGAGACTTATACATTTCGCGAACGCCAACCAAACCGATTTCTTCAATCGGGGTGACATCACCAGCAACGACTCCGTAGGTGATCAGACGCAGGTAGTAGTCCATGTCCCGCAGGCAGGTAGCGGTCATTTCTTCACCGTAAGCGTTGCCACCGGGAGAAACAATATCAGGACGCTTTTGGAACAGTTGGTCGCCAGCTTGCTTGACGATGCGCTCGCGAGAGTCGGTCAACGTTTGGGCAATCCGGAGGCGACGCTCACCAGAGGTCACAAAGTTCTTGATCCGGTCTAGTTCGCCTGGGCTAAGATAACGAGCCTCGGCATCGGCATTCACGATGGATTTCGTGACGATACTCATTTGTGGATTCCTCCAATCAAAAGAAAAGTTTTACCGGACGGTTTGAAACTGGCATTCGCCAAGGAATGTGGAAGCCTGTCACTGCTACAAGAATACTTTTCGGTATCTTTAGCATTTTTCAGTGTAACCATCCGTACACACTGCCTGAGACTCAGCTACCTTCCGCAAATAATTTTGCGGCATTAGGTTCACATTCCAGGTCTCTTCTTAACAGTTTTTAATATTGCTCCTCATTTTGGGGCTTTCAGGGCGATCGCAACGGGTCTCGGTCGGGGTCAGTTCAATAAACTCCCCGCTTTGCCATCCAGATCCCAGAACAAAACTTTCTATTCATGAGGAATAGGGAATGGGTCATCTCAAATCACCCATTCCCTATTCCCAACTCTCGGATTTATCGGCTAAAGCGATTACCGATGTAGGAAGGCGACATATCTGACCAGGACTGTTTCACCAAGTCAGCTGCTGCTTTCACACTGCCTAGATAATTACCCGCTGGCAGGGATGGGAAGCGGTTGTAAGGCACCACATCCTCTCCGAAGTAACGGGCATACTCAGGACTATCCACCATTGCCTCTACAGCCGCCTTCAAGCCGCTATCCGCCAGCAGTTTGTTGTACTGCCGGATTTCACCTTGGGTAGCGGGTGCGCGTCCCAGCAGGTGCCGGAACAGGAACTCAATCACCTTGGTGTTGGGATAGGGGGTATAGAAGCGACGGCGATAGATATCAGAACTCGCAAGGCTCTTCACAAACTCTCGCACCGAGATTTCACCGTTGCGGAGTTTGCTATCCAGATCCGAACGGCGCAGTTCCCCAGGAACTTGACCGCTAAAGATATCCATCACCTGACAGTAGATGGCATTAATCACCTGTGCAGATTCAGCCTGGTTCATCCCTGGATTCATCCGGTAAATCCGTGCAGGCTTCCGCCGCGATGTCCCAACTCCAACTTCAACGGACTGCCCGTCACCGTTAGTAAAGGAACGACCCAACTCGATAAACAGCGGCTTCGTCATGTCGCGCTGACGAGCTTGTGCGGCGATATCTGCGATCGCTTTGCCCATGAGCGGCATCTTCGCCACATCCATGCGCGACTGCACCGGCTTAAAGCTGGGAACCACCAAGTCATCATTCTGCTTGGTCAGTTGGTTATACAGCTTCTCGGTATTCGGGAAGTTTGCCGCTGGCAGAGTCGGGAAGCGGTTGTAAGGCACCGTATCTTCTCCAAACGCCTGACCATACTCTGGGCTATTCACCATTGCGCCCACAAAGCCCCGAAGCCCTTGAGAGGCAAGGATCTGGTTGTACTTGCGGATTTCTACTTGGTCTAGAGGTGCCCGTCCCAAGAAGTGCTTCGTACCCAACTCGATCACCTTCGTGTTCGGGTAGGGAGTATAGAACTCTTTGATGTAGAGGTCTGAACCTCCCAATGCCTCAATAAATTCCTTGAGGTTAATTTCACCATTCCGCAGCTTGCTTTCCAAGTCGCTGAATTGGTTCTTCACGATATAGGGTTCAATATCGCGCTCAAAAATTTGCCGGTATGCTGCCCGGATTGTGTTTTGCACCAACGCCTTGTCGGCGGTTTCTGTCAGCTTAAAGACCTTGGTTTGCTCGCGCTTCTTGCTGACACCCTGGTTGATGCGGAATTGAATATCGGGTTCCGTCCGCAATTGCGTGACTTGACCGAGTTCCACAAAACGAGGAGTTTCTTGAGTCTCAATTTTCAGAGCCGTATCGGCAATGCTGCCAATCCGAAGACCACGCAAGCTGACACCAGCTGGAGTCAGATACCGCTCGTAAGGAACCGTATCTTCCCCAAATGACTCGCTGTATTCGGGGCTATCGATAATCGCGTCAACCAGGGCGTAAAAGCCTTTTTTGGCGCAAATATCAAAATACTTGTTGGTTTCCTGACGCCCGTAGGTGGGACGACCCAACAGACGGCGGTGGATATACTCAATCGACTTGGTGACGTAGAGCGAAGTCCAGTACAACTTGCGGAACAAGTCGGACTTAGCCAGAACGCGGATGAACTCCCGCACTGTGGTTTCGCCGTTTTCCAGCTTGATTTCCGCCACCTTGAGGCGCTGACCTTCATAGACATCCCGCCCAAATACTTGCAGGTAGGCTGCCTTGATCACCGCTTGGGTGGAACTTTCAGAGTATTTGACGCTGGAATTCTGTACATACCGTTTGAAGGATGTGCCGCCGTTCGCTCCTGGACCGGGAAGTTGATCCAGTTTGAACACTTTCGGTCCCAGAGAACCCGGAGCTTTGGGACGAGCTGCTGGGTTGCTCAGTTGGTTGTCAATTCCTGGACCTTGACGGATCAGGATACGACGAGTATCTTTACCAAACGGAGCGGGTCGGGTGTTGGGATTCTTGGTTTCTTTGGGGAAGATTGCCCCAAATTGAATTTCCAGAGGGTCGTTGCCGGAACCATACGGGTGTTGGTCGGGCAGTGGTCGCTCATAAGCCGCAAAGGTAGTGATGAACTGTGGCACCTTGCGGAAAGGCGCACTGTAGTTCAACAAATCTTGCTGCGGTCCCCAGTTGCGACACTCCTGCGCTTCTTGACCTAGACCCCGAATGTAGGGTACGGTTTCTTCGCCGAAGTAGTCGGAATATTCCTTAGAGTCCACCAGGGCATCCACAAGACCGGGTAGACCTTTGTTGGAAACGATGGAGAAGTATTCTTGTACTTCTTCACGGCTGGATGGTCCGCGACCCAGGAAGTGACGGAATGCCAGTTCCAGAGCGCGACTGTTGATATATGGCTCGTAGAAGTTTTTGCGGTAAAGAGAAGATTTACCCAAGCGACGGATAAATTCTTTCATCGAGATGTCGCCATTTCTGACCTTGGATTCTAGGTCAGAGATGCTAAGGCTGTAAGCGCGAGTAATATCGCGCTCAAAGACTTGCCGATAGGCGGCTTTGATGATTTCTTGCTTTTCCGAAGATGACAAACCGGGCTTCATGGCGTATTTAGGACGCCGCTCGGCTGAATTAAAGTAAATTTGGGGCAATTGCAGACCTTGCTGGTCACCAGAAGGACGCTGCCGCAATTTGTCGGAGGGGGTGGGGGCGCGGAATTCGCTAATCAGCACTTCAAAGTACTGGTTAACAATCGTTGTCCCTTCCTCGTCGCGTCGGAAATAACCCAAGGCGGCTGCCCGCATTTCCTGCAATGCCACAATCGTCGCTTCGCCAGAGCAAGCATTTTCGATGATTTCCCGCAAACCCCGCGTGTTGACCGCGATGATGTTGGGGTCTCCAGCAACAATTGCGTAGGTCAGGTAGCGCAAGAACCAGGATAAGTCCCGCAACGACTTCTGCATATTGCCCGGACCATAGCGGGCAACGTTAATCGGTCGGAAACCAGCTGGGGTAGGACCGCCACCGCCAGCGCTGAAGAGCGATCGCAACCCCTGCAAAAAGCCACCGCTGCTTTCCACATAGGTGACATTTCCCAGCGCCATCCCTTGTTTGACATCCGGAACGTTCGCCGTCACCAATTCGGGTTCGCGAGGCTTTTCTAAGAAAGCCATCGGAGAACCCCCGACGAAAATCCGGTTAGCTGCGCGGGACACAATCAGGTCTGCATTTTGGGTGAGCGTTTGAGCAATCTCAAGACGCCTGCTGCCAGAACTGAAATAGCTCTTCAGTTCATCCAGCTCACCCCTTCCTAAGAAGCGGTCTTGTTGTTCCGCTTGCGAAATAGTTGCAACTGGTACTGTTTGATATAGCTGCGGACGCGCAACTGAGCTTCCACCACTTGCCTTAACACTCATTGGATCTCAAAAGCTCCCTATTCTAAATCGTCACTGCGTTAAACATGACCAGAGTGCCACTGATGAATGATGAATTGAGAAGGTTGTAAGGATTCAAGTTAACCAACCGCCACGGGGGCGACTTACCCTGCGAAAGTGGCTTTTTCCCTACGGCTTATGGCTTATCAACTTTATTCTTGCGCCTTCAACATCTCAGCGTTCATCTTCGAGCCTTTATCCTTCAACTGCCTGGGGTTAATCAGCTCAGCTTTTAGATTAAAACTTTTCGGGCTTCTCATACTGGTTTGTTAAAAAGTGTGTAGAACCCTATCTAGGTGTTCACAAGGTCATAATACTAAATGGCGGCAGATTCCCTGAGAATAGCGATAAGTTTTGTTACTTAAGCCGCCGTCTACCTACAGATGACCTGCCCGGACATCTCTAACTTTACCCTTTAACGTGATATGGAAATCAGGCAGGATATCAGCTCCGCCGTCCAACGACTTTACGATACTTACCCTTTTCCACCAGAACCTCTGCTGGATAGTCCGCCTCCCGGCTACAACTGGCGCTGGAATTGGCTAGCTGCCTATCACTTTTGCACCAGTCAAGTACCGCAAAAGCAGAATGTCCGCATTTTAGATGCTGGATGTGGCACGGGTGTGGGGACAGAGTACTTGGTTCACCTCAATCCGGCGGCTCAAGTGGTGGGAATT includes:
- a CDS encoding response regulator, yielding MSVEIPHKGIILIVDDTPTNLGVLFDFLVDSSFKILVARDGESAIQKGEYALPDLILLDVLMPGMDGFETCRQLKANQVTKDIPVIFMTALSETVNKVRGLSLGAVDYITKPLQHEEVLARITVQLSIQSLTKKLKEQNVLLEQEIQERIRAEEALLQLKEELEERVEERTVELSQSNALLKQEIQERISTEAVLQQSEARYREQAHQLELAFRQIQQTQGQLIQSEQLASLGQLVAGVAHEMNNPVNFIYGNITHADHYIQDLLHLLNLYIQEFPNPGQTIIEEAQVIDLDFLVEDLPKLLGSMKSGVERIREIIQSLRNFSRVDEAQMKPVNIHDGLDSTLLILNNRLKSKPDYPGIQIVKEYGKLPPVECYAGQMNQAFINVLSSMIDALEEYDRKRSPEEIHFSRSTIRICTEVTDRGFVTIQIIDNGPGIAEDVRTHLFDPFLMPKTNGKGTKIGLSLSHQIVVDKHGGQMQCNSAPGKGSEFIIAIPIRQNLQKTPSFESM
- a CDS encoding FtsW/RodA/SpoVE family cell cycle protein: MNLRQLVPVFNSSAQDWAIDARLLRWLTFLWLFIGLVVLFSASYPSADNEFGDGMYYFKRQIVSVILGLIAFNLVVNFPLRSVLEIADWFVILLLGVIFITLIPGVGTTTNGATRWIALGPFPVQPSELIKPFLVLQGARIFGHWDRLTWKVRLTWLLIFSCVLLGILLQPNLSTTALCGMTLWLIALAAGLPYSYLGGTALGGLLLATISISVKEYQRRRIMSFLNPWADPMQDGYQLIQSLLAVGSGGTWGSGFGLSQQKLFYLPIQYTDFIFAVYAEEFGFAGSLLLLLLLMAYATLALIVAIKAQNPIHRLVAIGAMILMVGQSLLNIGVATGVLPTTGLPLPLFSYGGNSMIASLIAAGLLIRVARESSEAEIVSLQGRRAAARRRRREQ
- a CDS encoding phycobilisome linker polypeptide, yielding MRMFKITACVPSQTRIRTQRELQNTYFTKLVPYENWFREQQRIMKMGGKIVKVELATGKPGVNTGLL
- the apcB gene encoding allophycocyanin subunit beta, coding for MQDAITAVINSSDVQGKYLDTGALEKLKGYFKTGELRVRAATTISANAATIVKEAVAKSLLYSDITRPGGNMYTTRRYAACIRDLDYYLRYSTYAMLAGDPSILDERVLNGLKETYNSLGVPVSATVQAIQAMKEVTASLVGADAGKEMGVYLDYICSGLS
- the apcA gene encoding allophycocyanin subunit alpha; this encodes MSIVTKSIVNADAEARYLSPGELDRIKNFVTSGERRLRIAQTLTDSRERIVKQAGDQLFQKRPDIVSPGGNAYGEEMTATCLRDMDYYLRLITYGVVAGDVTPIEEIGLVGVREMYKSLGTPVDAVAEGVRAMKNAASSMMSGEDASEAGAYFDYVIGAMQ
- a CDS encoding phycobilisome rod-core linker polypeptide, with amino-acid sequence MSVKASGGSSVARPQLYQTVPVATISQAEQQDRFLGRGELDELKSYFSSGSRRLEIAQTLTQNADLIVSRAANRIFVGGSPMAFLEKPREPELVTANVPDVKQGMALGNVTYVESSGGFLQGLRSLFSAGGGGPTPAGFRPINVARYGPGNMQKSLRDLSWFLRYLTYAIVAGDPNIIAVNTRGLREIIENACSGEATIVALQEMRAAALGYFRRDEEGTTIVNQYFEVLISEFRAPTPSDKLRQRPSGDQQGLQLPQIYFNSAERRPKYAMKPGLSSSEKQEIIKAAYRQVFERDITRAYSLSISDLESKVRNGDISMKEFIRRLGKSSLYRKNFYEPYINSRALELAFRHFLGRGPSSREEVQEYFSIVSNKGLPGLVDALVDSKEYSDYFGEETVPYIRGLGQEAQECRNWGPQQDLLNYSAPFRKVPQFITTFAAYERPLPDQHPYGSGNDPLEIQFGAIFPKETKNPNTRPAPFGKDTRRILIRQGPGIDNQLSNPAARPKAPGSLGPKVFKLDQLPGPGANGGTSFKRYVQNSSVKYSESSTQAVIKAAYLQVFGRDVYEGQRLKVAEIKLENGETTVREFIRVLAKSDLFRKLYWTSLYVTKSIEYIHRRLLGRPTYGRQETNKYFDICAKKGFYALVDAIIDSPEYSESFGEDTVPYERYLTPAGVSLRGLRIGSIADTALKIETQETPRFVELGQVTQLRTEPDIQFRINQGVSKKREQTKVFKLTETADKALVQNTIRAAYRQIFERDIEPYIVKNQFSDLESKLRNGEINLKEFIEALGGSDLYIKEFYTPYPNTKVIELGTKHFLGRAPLDQVEIRKYNQILASQGLRGFVGAMVNSPEYGQAFGEDTVPYNRFPTLPAANFPNTEKLYNQLTKQNDDLVVPSFKPVQSRMDVAKMPLMGKAIADIAAQARQRDMTKPLFIELGRSFTNGDGQSVEVGVGTSRRKPARIYRMNPGMNQAESAQVINAIYCQVMDIFSGQVPGELRRSDLDSKLRNGEISVREFVKSLASSDIYRRRFYTPYPNTKVIEFLFRHLLGRAPATQGEIRQYNKLLADSGLKAAVEAMVDSPEYARYFGEDVVPYNRFPSLPAGNYLGSVKAAADLVKQSWSDMSPSYIGNRFSR